A window of Desulfocurvibacter africanus subsp. africanus DSM 2603 contains these coding sequences:
- a CDS encoding B12-binding domain-containing radical SAM protein, whose product MNVLFVNPPNSGRSIPEERYGITSLKQIFRGEPLALEALAAGLDGHVSRILDLKAEAGEPLRVLSDALAESRSDVVGITGVTCEANVMLAMAREVKRVSKATVVCGGMHASLDPEHFNRPEVDYVIQGLGKASLRELVDALERAEDGTGITGVARTSPGKPLALTPRKFSSRDLMEEQPPRYDLVAGYRDQYVLSSLGLKVGFVASAYGCTHACGFCAIRAQAGGRYLTHSIPAVLRDMRLLGDIPVVRLIDANTFGDPKHAAELAQAIIDAGLGKRIIADVRSDTVVRHPELMALWRKAGLLAVIIGFEDLSDEGLARLGKRNTWRNNVEAVSILHGLGIRIVGDFIASPDYSEADFEHLGKTIADLHIDLPMVSVLTPLPGTPLYNELRERIVIHDLDYYTLTNAVLPTRLPEKTFYETYAGLIKSGHAGAKL is encoded by the coding sequence ATGAATGTACTGTTTGTCAATCCGCCCAACAGCGGACGCTCCATCCCGGAAGAGCGCTACGGTATCACTTCACTGAAGCAGATCTTCCGAGGCGAGCCGCTGGCTCTTGAGGCCCTGGCCGCAGGTCTGGACGGCCATGTGTCGCGCATCCTGGACCTCAAGGCCGAGGCCGGCGAGCCTCTGCGCGTGCTGTCCGACGCGCTGGCCGAGAGCCGGTCGGACGTCGTGGGCATCACGGGCGTGACTTGCGAGGCTAATGTCATGCTCGCCATGGCCCGCGAAGTGAAACGCGTCTCCAAGGCCACGGTCGTCTGCGGCGGCATGCACGCGAGCCTCGATCCGGAGCACTTCAATCGGCCCGAGGTGGATTACGTGATCCAGGGCTTGGGCAAGGCCAGCCTGCGCGAGCTGGTGGACGCCCTGGAGCGCGCCGAGGACGGAACCGGCATCACGGGCGTTGCGCGCACCTCGCCGGGCAAGCCCCTGGCCCTGACGCCCCGGAAGTTCTCAAGCCGTGACCTCATGGAAGAGCAGCCGCCGCGCTACGACCTGGTAGCCGGCTACCGAGATCAGTACGTGCTCTCCTCCCTGGGCCTCAAGGTCGGTTTCGTGGCCTCGGCCTACGGCTGCACCCACGCGTGCGGCTTCTGCGCCATCCGCGCCCAGGCCGGCGGCCGTTACCTGACCCACTCCATACCGGCCGTGCTGCGCGACATGCGGCTTTTGGGCGACATCCCGGTGGTGCGGCTCATCGACGCCAATACCTTCGGCGACCCGAAACACGCCGCCGAGCTGGCCCAGGCAATCATCGACGCGGGCCTGGGCAAACGGATCATAGCCGACGTGCGCTCGGATACCGTTGTGCGTCACCCCGAACTCATGGCCTTGTGGCGCAAGGCCGGGCTGCTGGCCGTGATCATCGGCTTCGAGGACTTGAGCGACGAGGGTCTGGCGCGCCTGGGCAAGCGCAATACTTGGCGCAACAACGTGGAAGCCGTGTCCATCCTGCATGGCCTGGGCATACGCATCGTGGGCGACTTCATCGCCTCGCCCGACTATTCCGAGGCGGATTTCGAGCACCTGGGCAAGACCATCGCGGACCTGCACATCGACTTGCCCATGGTCTCGGTGCTCACGCCGCTGCCGGGAACGCCGCTGTACAACGAGCTGCGCGAGCGCATCGTCATCCACGATCTGGACTACTACACGCTCACCAACGCAGTGCTGCCCACGCGCCTGCCCGAGAAAACTTTCTACGAAACCTACGCCGGCCTCATCAAAAGCGGCCACGCCGGCGCCAAACTCTGA
- a CDS encoding gamma-glutamylcyclotransferase family protein has translation MARDFEYVFVYGTLRRSFQNHRLLSRSPCLGGAGTRERYALYVGEYPFVVRDQPVSPIIGEVYKVDPATLMVLDALEEHPQVYRREKVPVVLDDGREIEAWLYFYPRPGGRLIESGDYAGNA, from the coding sequence ATGGCCCGCGACTTTGAATACGTTTTCGTTTACGGCACGCTGCGGCGCAGCTTTCAGAACCACCGCCTGCTGTCCCGCTCGCCCTGCCTGGGCGGGGCCGGCACCCGCGAGCGCTACGCCCTGTACGTGGGCGAGTATCCCTTTGTGGTCAGGGATCAGCCCGTGAGCCCCATCATCGGCGAGGTTTACAAGGTCGACCCGGCCACGCTCATGGTCCTGGACGCCCTGGAGGAGCACCCGCAGGTCTACCGACGGGAAAAGGTCCCGGTGGTGCTGGACGACGGCCGTGAGATCGAGGCTTGGCTCTACTTCTATCCCCGCCCAGGCGGTCGGCTCATCGAGAGCGGCGACTACGCCGGAAACGCCTAG